The DNA window CGTCGGCGTGGACATCCACATCCCCAAAGACGCAGTCCTCCCCCGCGGCGAATACATCAAACTGCAGACCGACCTGATGCTGCTCGCTTTTCAAATGGGCATCACCAACATTTCCACCTTCATGATCGGCCCCGAACGCTGGGATGCGACCCTGCTTTATGAAGGCGTGTTCGACAAGCCCGTCCAGCACCACAGCATGACCCACAACCAGCGCGGCGAAGGCTACAAGGAACTGCAGAAGATCGACCTGTTCCATATGGAACAGCTGGCCTACCTGGTGCGCCGGATGAAAGAAACCCAGGAGGCCGACGGCAGCAGCCTGTACGACAATTCCCTGGTCGCCTTCGGAGCCGGCCTGGGCGACGGCGCCACGCACCAGTACTACGACCTGCCGATGATCGTCGCCGGCAAAGCCCAGGGACAGATCAAACAGGGGCGCATCGTCCGCCTGAAAAGCGGCACGCTCTGTTCGAACATGTGGCTCACCATCGCCCAGTTGATGGGGCTGGAGATCGACTCCTTCGCCGACAGCGACGGCGTCATTTCCGACCTGTGGACCTAGGCCGTCCTGCCTGCCTTGCCTTCGAACTGCGTCCTTCCCGCCCATCCGAAAAGCCGTCCCTCATGCCTGCTGGAACTAGCCACCCTTTGACCTGTCGGCGACTTCTGTTGCTGCTCTCCCTGTTGCTGGCTGGTCCGGCGACGATCTTCTCCCCTGCGCTTTGCCAGGCTGAGGACTTCGACCGCGAATGGGCGGTGGTGGTGCAGCAGAAATGCCTCAAGTGCCATGGCGGGAAAGAAATCAACGGCGAGGTCGACTTCCGACTGACGGCGACGGCCGAGCAGTTCCTGGCCGACCCGGAACTGCTGGATCGCATGATCGATGCGATCGCTTCCGGGCAGATGCCGCCGGAGACGGAACCGCCGCTGCCCGAGCAAACGCAAACGCAGTTCGTCGCCGCCTTGAAAACGCTCCTTCGCCAGGCCGCTGCCGACGACGACCTGCCGCCCCCGCAGCTCCGGCGTTTGAACCGCTTCCAGTACAACAACTCGGTGAAGGATCTGTTCCGGCTCAATCGCGATATCTTTCCGCTGCCGGAAAAACTGATGACCCGCCAGGACGATTACCTGCGCCGCCGCACCGGTCAGATGCCGGACCAGGTGCGGGCTTCCTCCCAGGCGCTACAGCCGGCCGCCGGTCTGGCCGGGGTGCAGGCGTTCCCCAAAGACCTCCGCGCTGAGCATGGCTTTGACAACCAGGCGAACCAGCTGACGCTGTCCCCCTTGCTGCTGGATGCGTATCTGCGGCTGAGCGTATCGATCGTGGAAAGCCCGGACTTTAACGCCGCGAACGTCGGCGTGTGGAACGACCTGTTCCAGCCCCCGGCGCCGGGCGTCGATCAGGGCGAAGAGATCCGCCGTCGACTGGCCCCGTTCCTGCGACATGCGTTCCGCGGTCCGGTCGAGGACGCCGCGCTCGAACGTTACGGGGCCTTTGCGGCGGCGAAACTCGCCCAGGGGATGCCGTTTACCGACTGCATGAAAAAGACCGCGTCGGCCGTGCTTTCGTCTCCCTTGTTTCTTTATCGGTCAGCCGCCAGCAGCCAGGCGGAAATTCCCTTCGAAGTCGCCAACAATCTGTCGTACTTTCTCTGGGCCAGTTGTCCTGACGAAGAGCTGCTGGATCTGGCGGAAGACGGCCGTCTGCTGCAGCCCGAAGTCCTCAACGCGACGATCGACCGGATGCTGGCCGACCCCCGCATCGAGCGTTTTCTCGATGCGTTCCCGGCCCAGTGGATGCAACTGGAGAACCTGCTGGCCGTCACGCCGGACCCCGCCATCAATCGCTACTTCAGCCTGGACCAGAACCATCCGGCCAGCCTGCAGATGGTGCTGGAGCCGCTGCTGCTGTTTGACGCGATGTTTGTCGAAGACCGACCAATCCGCGAGCTGATCGCGCCGGCGTTCAGTTATCGCAGCGACTTCCTGAAAACCTGGTATGCGTCCGACCTGGAACCGCCGCCCGTCGATCTGGCCGCCGTCGCCGCCCAGAACGCAAAGAACGACCAGCAGCGGCAAACTCTCCAGGCCGCGCTCGAAACGGCCCGCTCCCAGAAAGACGCCCTGATCGCTCCCGTGCGAACCCGGCTGCTGCAGGCCCGTAACCAGACCGCCGACAAACCGCTGCTGACCGATCTGAAACCGTACGCCGCGTGGGAGTTCAACGGCGACCTGAAAGATTCCGTAGGCAACCTGGACCTGAGAGCAGAAGGGAAGATTGAATACGCGGATGGCATGGTCGTGCTCAACAAGTCGTACCTGATCAGCCAGCCGCTGCCGATCGATCTGCAGGCCCGCACCTTCGAGGTCTGGTGCGAAGTGGACGACCTGAACCAGCGCGGCGGCGGCCTGATGGGGATCCAGGGGCCGAACAGGGTTTTCGATACGATCGTCCTGGGCGAAAGGAAACCGCTGCACTGGATCTCCGGCAGCAACAACTTCCAGCGCACCGAAGACTTCCCCGACTCCACGCCGGAAACGGCAGCCGGCAAGCGACTGCATTTGACGATGGTCTATGCGGCCGATGGTGTGATCACCCTGTACCGGAACGGCGTTCCCTATGGGCAGCCCTATCGCAAAGGGGCGTTCACGTTCCCCGCCGGCACAAGCTCGATCCTGTTCGGCCTGCGGCATCTGCCGGCCAGCGGGAACCGCTTCCTGTCCGTCCGGATTGACCAGGCCCGCCTGTTCGACCGGGCCCTGACCGCCGACGAAGCGGCCGCCCTGGCCAGCGGCTCGGCGTATCTCCCCCGGGAGGAGCTGCTCCAGGCGTTCACCGCCGAACAAAAAGCGGCCCACGCCGCCTTGGAAGCGGCGATCCAGCAGGCCGAGTCCGCCCTGGCGAAGGTTCCCGCCAACCAGAATCCAGAACAGGTGCGGCAGGAAGCCCAGAAACGCTTCGACGACGAGATCCGCCGGAAGCTGCAGTCGCAAACCTTCGCCCGGGTCGCAACCGACGACCCGCGTTACGGCGGCGTGATCACCAACGCCGCCATGCTGAGCATGACCTCCGGGACCCGGCGAACCCACCCCATCGCCCGCGGCGCCTGGGTGATCGAAGTGATCCTGAACGACCCGCCCAACCCGCCGCCGAACGATATTCCGCCGTTGCGTGAAGTCGAATCTTCGAAACCGCTTACGGTCCGGGAGAGGTTCGCCATCCATCGCAGCAATCCGTCCTGCGCCGGCTGTCACTCCCAGCTGGACCCGCTGGGCTTTGCGCTGGAAAACTTCGACATCACCGGTCGCTGGCGGGACAAGTACGAAAACGGCCTGGCCGTCGACGCCAGCGGCGTGCTGATGCGCAAGCACCCGTTCACCGACGTGGTTGAATTCAAGGCGTCGCTCATGCAGGAGGAACGGCGTTTTGCGGAAGCGTTCACGGCCCACCTGTTGCGGTTCGCCCTGGCGCGGGAACTGCGCCCGGCCGACTCCCTCACGCTGGAAGCGATCATCGACCGGACCGAACCGAACGATTTCAAGTTCCAGTCGCTGTTACGCGAAGTGGCCCGCACCGCCGCCAGCCTGCCGCCCTTCAAAGACAACCCGGCGGACCCATAGCTCGCAGGACGAAAAGCGAAAGACTGCCAGAGGGAAGAGCGTCGTTTCACACGGCAGCTGACGACACTACGTCCGCAAAAGGTTTCTCGTTCCAAGTGGCGCCGGCGGTCCGCATGAACGACAATCGACGGACACACATCCGTGTTCTGCAGAACCTGACCGCGCGCGAGCGCTACCCCTGGAGGAATCCCATGATAACCCGTTTCCCGATTCTCGCCGCTGGCCTGTTGCTGGCCTTTGCCTCCGTGTCATCTGCGGCCGCGCCCCATCCCAATGGCGTGGTCTGGGAGGGGGACAAAGGTCCCGGCGTGGGGAAGCATATCGTCTTTATCGCGGGCGACCATGAGTACCGCGGCGAAGAAACGCTGCCGGCCCTGGCCCGCATCCTGGCCAAACATTATGGCTTCAAGTGCAGCTTCTTTGTCACGACCGATCCTAAAGACGGCACGATCAATCCCGGCAGCAACCATATCACCGGGCTCGAAGCGCTCAAAACGGCCGACCTGATGGTCGTGTTCACCCGCTTC is part of the Lignipirellula cremea genome and encodes:
- a CDS encoding DUF1588 domain-containing protein, which encodes MPAGTSHPLTCRRLLLLLSLLLAGPATIFSPALCQAEDFDREWAVVVQQKCLKCHGGKEINGEVDFRLTATAEQFLADPELLDRMIDAIASGQMPPETEPPLPEQTQTQFVAALKTLLRQAAADDDLPPPQLRRLNRFQYNNSVKDLFRLNRDIFPLPEKLMTRQDDYLRRRTGQMPDQVRASSQALQPAAGLAGVQAFPKDLRAEHGFDNQANQLTLSPLLLDAYLRLSVSIVESPDFNAANVGVWNDLFQPPAPGVDQGEEIRRRLAPFLRHAFRGPVEDAALERYGAFAAAKLAQGMPFTDCMKKTASAVLSSPLFLYRSAASSQAEIPFEVANNLSYFLWASCPDEELLDLAEDGRLLQPEVLNATIDRMLADPRIERFLDAFPAQWMQLENLLAVTPDPAINRYFSLDQNHPASLQMVLEPLLLFDAMFVEDRPIRELIAPAFSYRSDFLKTWYASDLEPPPVDLAAVAAQNAKNDQQRQTLQAALETARSQKDALIAPVRTRLLQARNQTADKPLLTDLKPYAAWEFNGDLKDSVGNLDLRAEGKIEYADGMVVLNKSYLISQPLPIDLQARTFEVWCEVDDLNQRGGGLMGIQGPNRVFDTIVLGERKPLHWISGSNNFQRTEDFPDSTPETAAGKRLHLTMVYAADGVITLYRNGVPYGQPYRKGAFTFPAGTSSILFGLRHLPASGNRFLSVRIDQARLFDRALTADEAAALASGSAYLPREELLQAFTAEQKAAHAALEAAIQQAESALAKVPANQNPEQVRQEAQKRFDDEIRRKLQSQTFARVATDDPRYGGVITNAAMLSMTSGTRRTHPIARGAWVIEVILNDPPNPPPNDIPPLREVESSKPLTVRERFAIHRSNPSCAGCHSQLDPLGFALENFDITGRWRDKYENGLAVDASGVLMRKHPFTDVVEFKASLMQEERRFAEAFTAHLLRFALARELRPADSLTLEAIIDRTEPNDFKFQSLLREVARTAASLPPFKDNPADP